The Callospermophilus lateralis isolate mCalLat2 chromosome 3, mCalLat2.hap1, whole genome shotgun sequence genome has a segment encoding these proteins:
- the Crabp1 gene encoding cellular retinoic acid-binding protein 1 isoform X1, producing MPNFAGTWKMRSSENFDELLKALGVNAMLRKVAVAAASKPHVEIRQDGDQFYIKTSTTVRTTEINFKVGEGFEEETVDGRKCRSLATWENENKIHCTQTLLEGDGPKTYWTRELANDELILTFGADDVVCTRIYVRE from the exons atgcccaacttcgCCGGCACCTGGAAAATGCGTAGCAGCGAGAATTTCGACGAGCTCCTCAAGGCACTGG GTGTGAACGCCATGCTGAGGAAGGTGGCCGTGGCTGCCGCGTCCAAGCCGCACGTGGAGATCCGCCAGGATGGGGATCAGTTCTACATCAAGACTTCCACCACGGTGCGCACCACTGAGATCAACTTCAAGGTCGGAGAAGGCTTCGAGGAGGAAACTGTGGACGGACGCAAGTGCAGG agtttagccactTGGGAGAACGAAAACAAAATCCACTGCACGCAAACTCTGCTTGAGGGGGATGGCCCCAAAACCTACTGGACTCGCGAGCTGGCCAACGACGAGCTCATCCTG ACATTTGGTGCCGATGATGTGGTCTGCACAAGAATTTATGTCCGGGAGTGA
- the Crabp1 gene encoding cellular retinoic acid-binding protein 1 isoform X2, with product MPNFAGTWKMRSSENFDELLKALGVNAMLRKVAVAAASKPHVEIRQDGDQFYIKTSTTVRTTEINFKVGEGFEEETVDGRKCRTFGADDVVCTRIYVRE from the exons atgcccaacttcgCCGGCACCTGGAAAATGCGTAGCAGCGAGAATTTCGACGAGCTCCTCAAGGCACTGG GTGTGAACGCCATGCTGAGGAAGGTGGCCGTGGCTGCCGCGTCCAAGCCGCACGTGGAGATCCGCCAGGATGGGGATCAGTTCTACATCAAGACTTCCACCACGGTGCGCACCACTGAGATCAACTTCAAGGTCGGAGAAGGCTTCGAGGAGGAAACTGTGGACGGACGCAAGTGCAGG ACATTTGGTGCCGATGATGTGGTCTGCACAAGAATTTATGTCCGGGAGTGA